Within the Scyliorhinus canicula chromosome 6, sScyCan1.1, whole genome shotgun sequence genome, the region ggagagagagagggggagggagagagagattactgacacagagagagggggagagagagacagagatattactgacacagtgagaggagagggtgagggagatattactgacacagagagagggagagagagaggggagagagagagagatattactgacacagagagaggggagagagaggggggaaagagagagattactgacacagagagggggagacagagagggggagggagagagagattactgacacagagagggggagagagagacagagagatattaCTGACacaaagagaggagagggggagagggagatattactgacacagagagaggagagggggagagagagacagagaaagacagagagagagaggggggggggagacagagagacagacagagagatattactgacagcaagagagagggagagagagacagagagagacggagagggagacagagagagaggcagagagagagagagagagagagagtcagagagagatatTTCTgacaagagagggagagaaagaaagagatattACTGACAagcgagagggagacagagagagagagacagagagagagacagagagagagggaggcagagagagaggcagggagatagagagaatcagagacagagggggagacagagagagggagagagcgagacagaaagacagagagagacagagaggacgagggagagacagagagagacagaaacacagagataaatagagagacagagggatagacagaaagaggcagagagggggagagagagacagagagatagagacagaaacacagagataaatagagagacagagggatagacagagaggcagagagggggagagagagacagagagatagagacagaaacacagagataaATAGAGacagagggatagacagagagaggcagagaaacagagataAAGAGACTGAGACagcaagaggcagagggagaaacagaagacagagagacggagagagaagagggatagacagagaggctgagagacaaagagagtgagacagagggtagagagaggcacacagagggagagagacatggggagagagaCAAAGAGTGAAACAGAGGGAGACAGGTAAAGatagagcgagacagagagagagagacagggagtgagacagagagaagcagacagagacagagagagagagacagtgatagAGACAGATGCAGAGAGgcaaacagagagacagagatagacagacctagggagagtgggacagagatagagagacagacagacagatagagaggGTGGATTGTGATTGTGAAAAAATGGCCCCCCCGGTCTCTGGCAGTAAACCCCATGTCTGTCTCTCCACCGTGGTCATCCTCAGCAGCATGGCTATCATGGATTGCTACCTCATCCAGCAGCACAGCCAGGGCCCCAGGAAGATGGGAGTTGCCATCATAGTAACAGTGGGTGACGTCTGCCTTCTGGTGGGCCTGCGGTATGTGGCAGTGTGGGTTGGCACTGAGGTGCGGACAGCCAAGCGTGGCTACGCCATGGTCCTCTGGTTCCTCTACATCTTTGTGTTGGAGATCAAGCTCTACTTTGTCTATCAGAATTACAAGGCCGATCGTGGCAGCCTGGGTTTGTTGGCCAGGAAAGCCCTTACTCTGACGCTGTCTATCTGCGTGCCGGCTCTCTATCTCATACTGGTGGCTGTCGACCACATGGAACATTTGAAGGCCTTAAAGAAGAAAGAGGAGGTGAGGATCCGCCTATTGTGGGTTGTGGTGGACCTGCTGGATGTGTTGGATATTCAGGCCAACTTGTGGGAACCTCCGAAGAAAGGTCTCCCACTGTGGGCCGAAGGTCTGATGTTCTTCTACTGCTACATCCTCCTGCTGATCCTGCCTTGCCTCTCCCTCAGTGAGATTAGCATGCAAGgtgtccacattctcccccacaagaTGATGCTCTACCCAATCCTTAGCTTCATCACGATCAACGTCATCACCATCTTGATCCGAGGATGTAATCTTCTCTTCTTCCACGATGCCAGGGCCTCAGGCATCTTCATTGGTAAGAATGTTCTCGCCATCGCCCTCAAGATCTGCAGCTTCGTCCAGTACAGGAGGCGCCTGCCTGACTTCACTCTAGCCCCTGTACCCGA harbors:
- the LOC119966778 gene encoding transmembrane protein 121-like, with product MAPPVSGSKPHVCLSTVVILSSMAIMDCYLIQQHSQGPRKMGVAIIVTVGDVCLLVGLRYVAVWVGTEVRTAKRGYAMVLWFLYIFVLEIKLYFVYQNYKADRGSLGLLARKALTLTLSICVPALYLILVAVDHMEHLKALKKKEEVRIRLLWVVVDLLDVLDIQANLWEPPKKGLPLWAEGLMFFYCYILLLILPCLSLSEISMQGVHILPHKMMLYPILSFITINVITILIRGCNLLFFHDARASGIFIGKNVLAIALKICSFVQYRRRLPDFTLAPVPELQQNSRPIGTLVTIHPMKQAATVEAPSSDNR